TAGGCTAGGCAAGTGCTGAAGGTGCGGGAACTCCGCTCTCGTTTTTTTAGAAGTGAATCCTTTCATTTTAGCCATGATCTCTGAAGGACTTCGTTTTGGGGTGCGCTTAAAAAAATATGGGCATGGTCCTTGTCGCATTCGATAGCCACAATTTGAATTTCGAATTCTTCCCACACTTCTTGTACCAATTCTTTAAACCGTTTTTCTAGATCTTCCTGCAGAAAAATCTTCCTTCTATAACGAGGGAAGAAAACAAAATGATAGTTTAATAAGGACACCACAAACCATCGGTTTAACATGTGGTACTCCGTATTTGACCTCACTCTCCTCCCACGCCTAAAGGAGTGGGCTATCTCGTTTGAAAAATCTGTAAAAAACACAGATTCTGAAAACAATTTAAAAACCTCCAAAGAAGGCTATACGTATAAATGTATGGTGCCATACATACTTATAGATACAGAAACAAAAATGACCTATTAAGTAGATAGGAGTATGTTCGATGTCGAAACCATTTATTTATCGAATCCTTCGTTTCCTTTTCGTGGTTGGAACAATTATATTAGGAATTATTGCTCTTCTTTGGATTTCTAAATATACATATCCCTTTTTAATTGGCATATTTGTCTCATTTTTAATTAATCCATTGGTAAACTTTCTCGAGCATAAAGGAAAAATGCCTAGGTCACTTGCTGTTTTAGTTATCATCTTATTATTGTTAACTGTTATCATTGGGATTATTACAGTTCTAGTTGTTGAGATAGTAAATGGCTTTACCTATCTTGCATCTATTGTTCCTAGCCATTTTCGTATCCTAGTTGAATATATTGAAGTATGGACAACATCTACTTTAATTCCTTTATATAATAAGTGGTCCATAGCTATACAGTCTCTTGATCCATCCCAACAAAATGCAATTATGGAAAATATCAGCGACCTCGGAACAAATGTAGCTGAAACAGGTTCTCAAGTTTTGCAAAACATTTTGGAGTGGATCCCAAAACAATTAAGTAAAATACCAAATATTGCTACTGTTATCATTTTCTCTCTCCTGGCAACCTTCTTTATTAGCAAAGATTGGTATCGTCTTGGGAGAAAAGCAAAAAGCTTAACTCCCAAAAAAATTGCTCTTCCGTCATCTAACGTGTATGAAGGACTAAAGAAGGCGCTTGTGGGATTTATACGTGCTCAACTTACTCTTATTTCTATTACAGCCGTCATTGTTTTACTGGGCTTAAACATTTTACGTATTGACTACGCTGTTACGATTTCTATCATTATCGGTCTTGTTGATTTACTCCCTTATTTAGGAAC
This DNA window, taken from Bacillaceae bacterium S4-13-56, encodes the following:
- the ytvI gene encoding sporulation integral membrane protein YtvI, with translation MSKPFIYRILRFLFVVGTIILGIIALLWISKYTYPFLIGIFVSFLINPLVNFLEHKGKMPRSLAVLVIILLLLTVIIGIITVLVVEIVNGFTYLASIVPSHFRILVEYIEVWTTSTLIPLYNKWSIAIQSLDPSQQNAIMENISDLGTNVAETGSQVLQNILEWIPKQLSKIPNIATVIIFSLLATFFISKDWYRLGRKAKSLTPKKIALPSSNVYEGLKKALVGFIRAQLTLISITAVIVLLGLNILRIDYAVTISIIIGLVDLLPYLGTGLVFVPWIIYMFFTGNYFLTIGLSILYGVVIVQRQVMEPKVLSSSIGLDPLATLISLFVGYQLLGLLGLIVGPVFIVILNTLNKTGVIREIWSFIKGPVY